AATCAACGACGACTGGATGGTCAGGGTATGGGCATACGCCTGTTCAAACGACAGACTTTGGTCGATACGTTGAAACAGGTGGACTGTCAGGGTGTTCTCCGGGGTGATGACGCGCTCGCGAAACATCTCCTGAAGGGGGCCGGGATGTTGCATCACCTGGTAGATTACCTCACGGTGCCATTCCGGGGCTCTTGAAGAGAAAATCAGGCGGCTCATCCGTTCAACGATGCGGCGGATGGCCATGGCCTGATCATTGCGGTTGGTCAGGTCAAGCGGTGCCAGTTCGTTTTTCAGCGGGGCCGCTTCCCAGCGCTCAATCACCTTGTTAATCACTTCGGCGAACAGCCCTTCCTTGTTACCGAAATGGTAGTGAATCGTACCGATATTTTCTTTGGCCCGTGAGGCAATGGCGCGCACGGAAACAGCGGACAGGCCAAGATCGGCAATCAACTGGCCAGCGGCCTCGATCAGGGTGTCTTTCGTGATTTCACTGCTGCTGTAAGTTGCCATCAGGATCTCCAGATAGGTAGGGGGGATGTGATGGGTTGAAATTTAAACAACTGACCAGATTTAGTCAAGTGTTTAAATTTTGTCGTCTGCAATTTTTTATTGCATTGTGATCACTGGCGCACCTTGAGCAGGATATAGGCTGAAATTGATCCGAGAATTAACCCTCCTCCGGCCAGGGTGGTCAGTGGCGGGATTTCGTGGAACAGCACAAAGGCCCACAGCGTTGAAAACACCGACATGCTCATACTGATCATGGCGGCTTCAGCGGCCAGAATATAGCGGGTGGCGACACCGGTCAGAACCCGGCCGAACGGGGCGGACAGTAGACCCATCGCGGCCATGATCAGCCAAGTCGTCGGAGTGAAGCTGGCGATGTCGGTAAAGGGCAGCAGCGCTCCGGCCAGGGCAACACCCGCGATGCCAACCACCGCAGTGCGACTCATTTTTTTATATTTGCGTTGCAGGGTCCCGTTGGCCGCCAGAAACATCACGCACACCAGCGCCAGTGCGTCGCCAAGCAGGTGGACCGACTCAAGAGAGCCGGTGATGACGACGGCAATGCCGCCAACCACAAGGGCGATGGCCAGCCACAGGGCTTTGTCCGCAGTTTCTTTGAGGAAAATCCAGCTGAAGATCGCCGTCAGAACCGGGCGACTGGCCATGACAATCACCGTGTTGGCAACGGCGGTGTATTTGATACTGAGGATAAAACAGGAGGCGCTGCCGAACATTAGCAGACCGGATACGACAACGGGCCAGCCGTCCTCTTTCAGGGTGCCGACGATGCCGCGTTGATCGGTGGCCTGCAGCATGGCGGACATGGAGATGACGGTGAAGAAACCGAAGAGGAAGACAGTATTGACGCCATTTGTGCCGGACAAGCGAACAAATACGGAATCAAAGCTGATCAAAAGCGTGCCCAGTAAAGCAGCTAAGATTCCTTTGGAGCGCGCATCTCCCATGGCAATTTTTTTAAGGATGGCGGTTGTCATGATATTCTCCTTGTAAAAAATAAGACTGACTAGTATGTTTTTTTACGGTAGGCGGACCGGCGAGACGTGTCAATAAAAATCATACCAATAAGTATGTTTTTAAAATAACCGGGGATGGGATGATGAAGAAGATCGAACAAAATAAAATGCAGAAGAGGGATAATATCTTGACGGCGGCTCAGGAGATGTTTCAAACCAGCGGGTTTATCGGCGCCAGCATGGATAAGATTGCTGAAGGCGCCGGAGTGACCAAACAGACGGTCTACCGGTATTTCTCCACCAAAGAAGAGCTGTTCAGAGCGACCCTCGAAGCCCAGCGGTTGCGCGCCAATGAACGTTTTCTCGATGCTTTACAACGCGAAGATACGCAACAGGCGCTAACGGCTTTTGCTGCTGGCTTTATAAAGCGGCATTTGTCGAAGCAACACCTGGCAAATATTCGTTTGCTGGTTGCCGAAGGGCCGAGCGTGCCGGAAATCACCCGGGCGTTTTATGCCTTCGGCTCGGAAAAAACGCACGACAGGCTGGTAGAATTTGTCGAGGAGCGTTTTCGTCGGACGGATGTTGATGACGAAATCAAGGCTTTTGTCAGTATGCTGATTTCCCCGCGGATGCCGGTGCTGACTGGGCTGCGTGAGCCTCTTTCTGAGGCGGAGATCAATACGCATGCCGACAAAACCGTGCGTATGTTTTTGAAACTGCTTAATCAAGGAGGCTAGGGGGCGCTTATGAATCAAGAGTTGCACGAACTACTTCGCGAACTGGAACAGTTTGGATTGGAAAACGACGAGAAGACCGGTGAGCGTTCGCAGCGGATGTTGAATATCACCCCCGATACCGGAGAGTTTTTATCGGTTCTGATTCGGGCGATGAATGCCCGCCGGGTGCTGGAGATCGGCACCTCAAACGGCTATTCTACGCTGTGGCTGGCCGATGCACTGTGCGCTACCGAGGGTGTGGTCACCACCGTGGAATACGCCGAACACAAATACCGACTGGCACAACAGACGTTTTCGCGCACGCCGCTGGCGTCGCGTATCGAGGCGATCCATACTGATGCCGGCGACCTTCTTGCTAAGGCGGCAGATGATTTTTACGATCTGATTTTCCTTGATTCGGAACGCTCCGCGTATCCCGGCTGGTGGCCGGATCTGAAACGTGTCCTGCGCCCGGGTGGCCTGTTGGTTGTCGATAACGCGTTGTCTCATGTTGAGCAGATGGCGCCGTTTAAGAGCCTCGTCGATGGCGACAGCATGTTTACCACCTGTCTGGTGCCTGTAGGCAAAGGGGAATATCTGGCAACCCGCTCGTGCTGACGTTGTGAAAAAATCTCAGAAAAAAGCAAGATCGGTCAGGATTTGACCGGCGCTTTGCCTTAGATTCCTACCAGACCGCTGAGAAGGAACCCGAAGGAGAGGATCGCATGTCGCTCGCTGAACAGATCAACCGTGTGTGTAGCTATATTGTGCAACATCTGGATGAGGAACTACCCCTCGATCAGTTGAGCCGTGTTGCCGCCGTGTCGAAATTCCATCTACATCGCGTGTTTGTCGCCCAGACCGGCATGACTCTGTTTCGCTTTATCCAACTGTCCCGGCTACGCAAAGCATCGTATCAACTGGCCTTTAAGGACATGAAGATTATCGACATCGCTCTTGATGCCGGGTATGAGAGTCCCGAAGCCTTTGCGCGCTCGTTTAAAAAGACCTTTGGCCGGACACCTTCTCAATTTAGGAAGCAACCACAATGGCTGGAATGGCAGCTGACGCAGAATCAGCTCGTCCAGCCGGGAGAACGGGAAATGAATGTCGCAATTGTTGAGGTAAAAGAAACAAAAGTGGCCGTGCTGGAGCACTGGGGTGCGCCGGAGCGGGTGATGGAAAGTGTCGAAAAATTTATCCAGTGGCGTAAGCAGACCGGCCTGTCGCCGGTGAAGACCAGCCAGTCATTCGGGGTGCCATTTCGTGACCCGAACACGGCTCCACCCGAAGAGTTTCATTTTGATATCTGTGGTTCCATCGACGAGGATGTGCCCGCCAATGACTATGGTGTCACCACCGGCACGATCCCCGGAGGGCGTTGCGCCATGATTCGTCATTACGGCAGCCGCGATACCATTTCGGACAGCGTCTATTCGCTGTATCGGCAATGGTTGCCGGACAGTGGCGAAGAGTTGCGGGATTATCCCTGTTATTTTCGCTATGTGAACCTACTGCCGGAAGTGGATGAGTGTGATCTGATTACGGAGATTTATCTGCCGATCAAGTAACGGCCGGAACCGAAAGAGTGTTTCAGAAAAAAATCGCCAGCAGAGAGGCTGCAAAATATAGCTGCTCTGCTGGCGACGGTGATTTTTAGCGTCAGTGCTTAAGTGTCGCGATTACATTTGCAGTAATCCCAACACGGTTTTGGCGGACTGGTTGGCTTGCGTTTGCATGGCAATGCCCGCTTGTTCAAGAATCCGGTTCCGGGTCATGGCAGACACTTCTTCCGCCATGTCGGCATCAGCAATGCGCGAGTTTGCCGCAGTCATGTTTTCAGCCACATCGCCGAGATTGGCAATGACGGATTCAAAGCGTCCTTGAACGGCTCCGAGTTCGCCGCGGGTGCCGGATACCCGGCTCAAGGCGTCGTCGATGGCGGCAAGAGAAGACTGCGCACCTGATTGACTTAACACATTTAAATCCGTGGTGCCCAGGTCTTGCTGACTTGCACCGTCCACCTGAACCGTGATCTGTTCACCCGCATCGGCACCGACCTGAAATGTCATGCCGGATTCTGCCATATCGCCATTGAGAAGTTTCTGACCATTGAACGATGTCGTTCCGGCAATGCGGTCCAATTCCGACTGGAGCTGGGAAAATTCCGAGTTCATTGACGCACGGTCCGCATCGTTGTAGATGCCGTTGGAGGACTGTACTGCAAGTTCACGCATCCGTTGCAGAATCGTCGTACTTTCACCAAGGGCGCCATCAGCCGTTTGCACCAGCGAATAACCATCGTTGGCGTTACGGATTGCCTGATTGATGCCGCGCACCTGAGAATTAAACCGATCAGAAATGGCCAAGCCGGCTGCATCATCCTGAGCACTGTTGATGCGTAACCCGCTGGAGATACGCTCCATCGATTTATTGAGATTTTGCTGCGCTTGAACAAGGGTTCGACTGCTAAGGGCAGAACCGCTGATTGTGTTAGCCATATGACACCTCCTGGAGCCGCTCCAAGTCGAGGGGAGATTCTTCTACCGGGTCTTTAAATGTAACATATTGGACCCGTTTGTCAATTTCACCATCAGGATGAGGACAGAGATTTTAGACGATATTTCAGCATGTTTAGTCATGTGTGAAAACCTGGACAGGCTTTGGTCAGGCCTGCCTGCAAAGTGCCTCGTCAGAAGGAATAACTCTTTTTCCCAAAGGGAATATCCAGTTTTTTCATCCGGCTACGTAATGTGTTGGCATTGATCCCCAGCAGTTCCGCCGCACCATCGTTGCCATGTATTTTGCCGCCCGTCATTTCCAGACAGCGGATAATGTGTTGCCTAGTCATGTCGTCCAATTTAAACGATGGTGGTGCCTCGGGTTCTTTTTGTGGGTGAGCTGCTGTGGTCTGGAGATATTGCTTTGCCAGACAGGGGAACAGGCAACTGGAGGTGTTGTCAACGTGGTTGCTTTGATTGGACAGAGAAAAGTGGTTTTGTGACAAGGTGCGTCCCTTGTTCTGGATCAAGGCACGCTCCACGACATTTTCCAGCTCGCGGATGTTGCCCGGCCAATGGTGCTGCATCAAAAAGTCGATGGCTCCGCTGGCAATTGGCGGCGGTTCGCGAAACCCCAGTTCTTTGGATTTCCGGTTGATAAAATATTCGACAAGGTCGGGGATGTCTTCTCGGCGTTGTTTCAGTGACGGGATGACGATCGGGTAGGTGTTCAAGCGAAACCATAAATCCTGGCGGAACTGGTTGTTTTTAACCATCTTCTCAAGATCGCGATTGGTTGCCGCAATCACCCGGATGTCAACGGAGACCACATCGCTGCCGCCAACACGCTCAATCTCTTTGCTTTGAAGAACGCGTAACAAACGGGTCTGTGCCTCCAGTGGCAGCTCGCCGATTTCATCAAGGAACAGTGTCCCTCCGTCCGCTCGCTCAAAGCGCCCCCGTTTCATCGACACCGCGCCGCTGAACGCGCCTTTCTCGTGACCAAATAATTCACTGTCGAGCAGCGTTTCGGGAATCGCTCCGCAATTGACCTTGATAAACGGCCCGTTTTTACGGGCGGATGCATAGTGGATGGTGCTGGCAATCACTTCTTTGCCGACGCCGGTTTCACCCAACAAGAGCACCGTACTGTTGAGTGGGGCCACTTGTTTGGCCATGGCCAGTACATGGGATAATCCGCCTTGCGCGCCAATGATCTTGGTCCCCGTCTTTATCTGCAGTTCATTGCGAAGAAGCTGATTGTCACGGTTGAGTTTTTCTTTGAGGCGAAACAACTCCTGGTGGCGTAACGCGTTCGAGGTGGCAATGGAGAAGGGTTCGCGAACCGAGGTGAGAAGTTGACGATGTTCTTCACTGTAACTATTGGGCTTTCTCGCCCTGGCGACAAGAGTGCCAAAAACATGGTCTGCAATGCGCAGAGGCAAGATGATTTCTGAATAGCCCTTGTTGTGAACATAAGGCTCCATGAGGCGGCAAAAACTATCGAGCTGCGTGTCTGCAACCAGTTTGGCCTCGCCATCGATCATCTCGCTGTATAGCACAAGAAGATCTTGGGGCAGATAAACGATTTCATCCACTTTGTTTTCAATATCGTAAGACGCATAGGCAATGCGCGAAAGTGTCCCGCTGTCCGGATCAAACAGAGAAATAAAAAAGGCGTCCAGCGGTAAAAAATCCTGCAAATACTCAAAACAATCGTTAGCAACTTCCTTGATATCCAGACTGCGACAAACCAGAAGGGTGATCTGTCGGAAAAATTCACTGCTCAAGTGATTTGCCTCCTTATTGTTAAACTTTACCAACTCGAATGATCGTTCGTTTTCACAAAACTACCAAAACTTACTACATATCACAACGATATTTCACAATCTATTGTCCTTCCTTTGAAGTAAATAGAATAACTATCTGTAATTATATGTTTTTTTGATATGGCACGATTTCGGCTATGACAACTCAGTTTAGTATCAATTTTTGAGCACAAATAATAAAAAGCTAAATGATGAGAGTGAAAGGAGGCTAATAAAGGAAGTATTCAAACGGGATAGAGAACGAAAAAAGGAGAAAGGACAACACCTTGTCTAAGGAGGAAGAATGAACATCTGGCAGTATGTTTTACTCGCTGCGGTTACGACGTCGGCTTTGATCTGGCCTTCATCGGATGTGCAGGCCATGACTGTTTCCGGCCGTGCCAGTACCGTGGTGGAGTGGTACGACAACGCTGATGGTGACACCAGCGTTCCGTTTTATCAGTACCTGCTCCTCAACGTGAGGGACATTGATAACAACGGACTCAACTTTAAAAGTTATGGGCGCTTTGCCGATGACTTGGCGGATGAGGAAGATGCCGACAGCCGTCTGTATTACGCCTATTTGGAAAAAAAGAATGTTGTGGAAGGCCTTGATTTCAAACTGGGTCGCCAGTTTATCTCCACAACAGCCGGCGCATCGGTCATGGATGGTCTCTATGTCAACTACGAGGCAGCCTGCGGCTATGGCATCAAGCTTTTTGGTGGTGGTGATGTCAGCTACTACAAAGGCTACAGCGCGACAGACCTGATTGGTGGTCTGGAAGTGTACGGGCAACTGTTTGATTCTCTGGATATTGCCCTGTCCTACCTGCAGAAGTGGGATGAAAGCGAGCTGACCCATGAACTTTTCGGTCTGAATCTCGATTATGACTTTAACGACTCGCTCAATCTCTACAGCGAAACCCAATTCAACTATTTGTCCAATACCGTCAGTTACTTCCTGATTGGAGCGAACTACCTGCCCACGACGGATTGGTCACTGCGTGCGGAATACCTCTATTCCCTGCCGGTATTCTCCTCAACCTCCATCTATTCGGTGTTTGCCGTCGAGGAATACGAGGAACTGATGGCTGAGCTGTCTTACTCCATCATGCCGGGATTGCGCTCCTTTATCCGCGGCACTCTGGAAAAGTACGACGCGTACGATGATGCCGTCGTCCTTGAAGCCGGTATCGAGAAGATTCGTAAAGACCGCTTCTCCGGTTACTTGGTCGGCACCTGGCGTGATGATGAAGAGGGTGACGACCTGTACGGCATTAAAGCACGCGTTGCGTATCTGGTAACGCCGAAGTTCCAAGCCGGTGTCGGTGCGCATATCGATGTTCTCGAACGCGAACTCGATTATGACGATGATGAAACCACAGCGTCGCGTGTGTGGGTGGATGGCACCTGCTATTTCACTCGTGATCTCAATCTCGAAGCCAAAGTCGAGCGCATTGAGAGCGACCTCTATGACGAATACTACTCCGGTCGTGTTCGTCTCAATGTTCACTTCTAACAAGGAGCCCCATTATGACACGAGTTTTACTCGCCATTTTCGTAATGGCGATCCTGTCACTCACCCCGGCTTTTGCCGCCGAATTCAATCATGACGCGCACAACACTTATCTGGATGAACCGGATAACTGTGTGCAGTGCCATGTTGAAGATGCGCCGAGCATTGAGCCGCAAAGCAGTGTTTGTCTGCAATGCCATGACGCCGCGTTTGTTGATGATGTTGAATTCCCGGGCATGAAAACCCACGATCTGCTCTGGGCGTTGAACCACGGTCCGTTTGCTCAAAAAAGCAATGCCGATTGTGCCTCCTGCCACGGTCAGGATGACTGTATGGAATGCCACACCGCCGGACATGCCGATGAGCAGGGTGATTTCGGTAATGCCATGATCAATGTTCATGACGGTGATTTCCGTTTTACCCATGCGATTGCAGCGCGCGGCAATGAGCAGCGTTGTACCTCCTGTCACGAAAACCGCTTCTGTATCGAATGCCACGATCAATTCGCTCCTGAAGACCTCTCGGTGCTTTCCCACCGTAAAGGATGGAGTTCAATTGCGGTTGCCGGTACGCCGCACGACCAGTTTGGCCCTGAGACATGCCAAACCTGCCACAGCCGTGTTGTCGTTCCGGCACACGACTGGTCAGTCAGCCATGCCCGCGAGGCTCGTAAAAACCTGGCCAGCTGTCAGGCCTGTCATCCGGAAGGCGATATCTGTCTCAAATGTCACAGTGCAACAACCGGGCTCGGCATCAATCCCCATCCCAAAGATTGGGATGATTATGCCAATCGCCTGAAAGATGCTGGCGATGGTCGCACTTGCCGTAAGTGCCACTAACGTTTTTCAACAACCAGATCACGTGGAGGAAAAAGAATGCAAAAAAGATTGTTCCCTGTTTACGCCGTGATGTTGGCCGCACTGATGGTGCTGTCAGGATGCGGTAGCAACAGCAGTTCAGGTGGAAGCAGCAGTATCGCGTCGGATTCGCTGGGAACCGACACCACTGGTGAAGCCTATATTGGTGCAGCAGCTTGTATCGATTGCCATGAAGGTTTCAGCTGGAGCGCCGCTGAAGTGACCGCTTTTCTTGACGGAAAGCACGTCAGTCACAGTGACCATGTTGATGCCAGTATGGCTGCTGATGGCTGCCTCGGATGTCACGATCCCATCGGCGATGGCCGTTCTGTAGAAGACTATGTTGATCCAAGTATTGTTCCTGAAAATGGTATGGCTGTCGTTACCTGTGAAGCCTGCCACGGCGCAGGCGGTGATCACTATGGTATCGGTCCAATGCCTCAGCCTCAGCCGGGAGCCGATGTTTGTGGCCAATGTCACAGCACCCTGCCGGATTCGCACCTGCCCCACCATCCGAATGCAAACACGATTTATGAGGGTTACGCGGCCTCTGCGCACGCCGGTTCTGCCGGTCCGGGATATTCCGAATATTCAACCGACGAAGATCTGCAGAATGCACACATGACCGACCACCTGCCGTTTGGTCACAACTGTGTCAAATGTCATACCCATGAAGGTGCCATTAAGTACCTTGAGGTGGATAATGCCGATGGGATCGCTGCCATTGATGACGGTGCAGGCAACAGCTACACCTCGATTCAGTGTAAAACCTGCCACGATCCGCATGAAGCGGGCAAACTGCTGGAGCCCGGCGTTCATGAAGAGCACCCGATCTATGCTGAAGACGGTGTCACCCTCATTGGCCTGGAAAACATTACGGTGTCATCAGCACAATTCAACACCTGTATGAACTGCCATGATCAGGAAGGCTATCACCTGACACGCAATACTGCATGGTCAATGCTGGAAACTCACTTTGACGATGAGACCACTGTCGATATCGAAGGCTACGCGATTGACGAGACTTCCGAGAACTCCTGTGGCGCGTGCCATGACATTCACGGTCCTAAAAACGAGATCAACGAGCAATGGGCCAAGTCTGGCCATGCTGCTGAAATCGGCCTGGTTAAAGAAGAGCTTGGTCCGGATGCCGTGATTTCTCTGGATGATGAAGAGGAAAGACACTCTGTCATCGCCTTTACCGAGATCAACTTCGCCTTGACCGAAGGTCGTGAAACCTGCCAGCGTTGCCATACCACCACTGGTGCAAGTAACTACCTGGGCAACGAAGAGAATTACGACGCAGCCAACAACGACTTCAGCTACCTTGATCCGCAGTATGACGCCGATGGGAATCTGGTTTCATCAAAAATTGAATTCCTGTCCTGTGAAACCTG
This is a stretch of genomic DNA from uncultured Desulfuromonas sp.. It encodes these proteins:
- a CDS encoding TetR/AcrR family transcriptional regulator; the protein is MMKKIEQNKMQKRDNILTAAQEMFQTSGFIGASMDKIAEGAGVTKQTVYRYFSTKEELFRATLEAQRLRANERFLDALQREDTQQALTAFAAGFIKRHLSKQHLANIRLLVAEGPSVPEITRAFYAFGSEKTHDRLVEFVEERFRRTDVDDEIKAFVSMLISPRMPVLTGLREPLSEAEINTHADKTVRMFLKLLNQGG
- a CDS encoding flagellin; its protein translation is MANTISGSALSSRTLVQAQQNLNKSMERISSGLRINSAQDDAAGLAISDRFNSQVRGINQAIRNANDGYSLVQTADGALGESTTILQRMRELAVQSSNGIYNDADRASMNSEFSQLQSELDRIAGTTSFNGQKLLNGDMAESGMTFQVGADAGEQITVQVDGASQQDLGTTDLNVLSQSGAQSSLAAIDDALSRVSGTRGELGAVQGRFESVIANLGDVAENMTAANSRIADADMAEEVSAMTRNRILEQAGIAMQTQANQSAKTVLGLLQM
- a CDS encoding AraC family transcriptional regulator, with the translated sequence MSLAEQINRVCSYIVQHLDEELPLDQLSRVAAVSKFHLHRVFVAQTGMTLFRFIQLSRLRKASYQLAFKDMKIIDIALDAGYESPEAFARSFKKTFGRTPSQFRKQPQWLEWQLTQNQLVQPGEREMNVAIVEVKETKVAVLEHWGAPERVMESVEKFIQWRKQTGLSPVKTSQSFGVPFRDPNTAPPEEFHFDICGSIDEDVPANDYGVTTGTIPGGRCAMIRHYGSRDTISDSVYSLYRQWLPDSGEELRDYPCYFRYVNLLPEVDECDLITEIYLPIK
- a CDS encoding DMT family transporter encodes the protein MTTAILKKIAMGDARSKGILAALLGTLLISFDSVFVRLSGTNGVNTVFLFGFFTVISMSAMLQATDQRGIVGTLKEDGWPVVVSGLLMFGSASCFILSIKYTAVANTVIVMASRPVLTAIFSWIFLKETADKALWLAIALVVGGIAVVITGSLESVHLLGDALALVCVMFLAANGTLQRKYKKMSRTAVVGIAGVALAGALLPFTDIASFTPTTWLIMAAMGLLSAPFGRVLTGVATRYILAAEAAMISMSMSVFSTLWAFVLFHEIPPLTTLAGGGLILGSISAYILLKVRQ
- a CDS encoding cytochrome C, whose product is MTRVLLAIFVMAILSLTPAFAAEFNHDAHNTYLDEPDNCVQCHVEDAPSIEPQSSVCLQCHDAAFVDDVEFPGMKTHDLLWALNHGPFAQKSNADCASCHGQDDCMECHTAGHADEQGDFGNAMINVHDGDFRFTHAIAARGNEQRCTSCHENRFCIECHDQFAPEDLSVLSHRKGWSSIAVAGTPHDQFGPETCQTCHSRVVVPAHDWSVSHAREARKNLASCQACHPEGDICLKCHSATTGLGINPHPKDWDDYANRLKDAGDGRTCRKCH
- a CDS encoding sigma 54-interacting transcriptional regulator, which encodes MSSEFFRQITLLVCRSLDIKEVANDCFEYLQDFLPLDAFFISLFDPDSGTLSRIAYASYDIENKVDEIVYLPQDLLVLYSEMIDGEAKLVADTQLDSFCRLMEPYVHNKGYSEIILPLRIADHVFGTLVARARKPNSYSEEHRQLLTSVREPFSIATSNALRHQELFRLKEKLNRDNQLLRNELQIKTGTKIIGAQGGLSHVLAMAKQVAPLNSTVLLLGETGVGKEVIASTIHYASARKNGPFIKVNCGAIPETLLDSELFGHEKGAFSGAVSMKRGRFERADGGTLFLDEIGELPLEAQTRLLRVLQSKEIERVGGSDVVSVDIRVIAATNRDLEKMVKNNQFRQDLWFRLNTYPIVIPSLKQRREDIPDLVEYFINRKSKELGFREPPPIASGAIDFLMQHHWPGNIRELENVVERALIQNKGRTLSQNHFSLSNQSNHVDNTSSCLFPCLAKQYLQTTAAHPQKEPEAPPSFKLDDMTRQHIIRCLEMTGGKIHGNDGAAELLGINANTLRSRMKKLDIPFGKKSYSF
- a CDS encoding O-methyltransferase, which produces MNQELHELLRELEQFGLENDEKTGERSQRMLNITPDTGEFLSVLIRAMNARRVLEIGTSNGYSTLWLADALCATEGVVTTVEYAEHKYRLAQQTFSRTPLASRIEAIHTDAGDLLAKAADDFYDLIFLDSERSAYPGWWPDLKRVLRPGGLLVVDNALSHVEQMAPFKSLVDGDSMFTTCLVPVGKGEYLATRSC
- a CDS encoding cytochrome c3 family protein translates to MQKRLFPVYAVMLAALMVLSGCGSNSSSGGSSSIASDSLGTDTTGEAYIGAAACIDCHEGFSWSAAEVTAFLDGKHVSHSDHVDASMAADGCLGCHDPIGDGRSVEDYVDPSIVPENGMAVVTCEACHGAGGDHYGIGPMPQPQPGADVCGQCHSTLPDSHLPHHPNANTIYEGYAASAHAGSAGPGYSEYSTDEDLQNAHMTDHLPFGHNCVKCHTHEGAIKYLEVDNADGIAAIDDGAGNSYTSIQCKTCHDPHEAGKLLEPGVHEEHPIYAEDGVTLIGLENITVSSAQFNTCMNCHDQEGYHLTRNTAWSMLETHFDDETTVDIEGYAIDETSENSCGACHDIHGPKNEINEQWAKSGHAAEIGLVKEELGPDAVISLDDEEERHSVIAFTEINFALTEGRETCQRCHTTTGASNYLGNEENYDAANNDFSYLDPQYDADGNLVSSKIEFLSCETCHTSATTGALRITDTDITLDYTYGGEEIVLSGVNESTTCLTCHGGWGNMDSLVAMDDESRDFHGVLHHGPAGAILFADQTHAAYEFAGQVYSSTSPHKSLGSAEGGPCVACHMPEKNHSNIVADTMTGVVTSGDTCVSCHGGSMTAARLTELNEQRQQAAALIRSYTNNAAETPNALGVGGVGINVWSADASYGRAIHNPSLVPTESFRAFCNWWVIYDDRGAEAHNPTYVKQVAFDTIDYMQDADLDGTITIPNPANWAGAIEWLGGNVSTGVITRP
- a CDS encoding helix-turn-helix domain-containing protein; the protein is MATYSSSEITKDTLIEAAGQLIADLGLSAVSVRAIASRAKENIGTIHYHFGNKEGLFAEVINKVIERWEAAPLKNELAPLDLTNRNDQAMAIRRIVERMSRLIFSSRAPEWHREVIYQVMQHPGPLQEMFRERVITPENTLTVHLFQRIDQSLSFEQAYAHTLTIQSSLIVHADYQNAVLRELQQTDYSREYIAYMENILISQKQKFFDLPLV